One window of the Sphaerochaeta associata genome contains the following:
- a CDS encoding nitroreductase family protein, translating to MQETLQLLNNRRSVRAFEDRAIEPEVLTLLKETTLRAPTAGNMALYSIVEVQDPSKKEQLARICDEQSMIEKAPLVWVFLADMQKWVNYFHESGAVERADEAGLAAYRKPGLGDLHLCMQDAIIAAQNAVVGAEALGIGSCYIGDVIENFEQLRSLLDLRQYTIPACMLIFGYPKGKGPVKLTPRCPQDAVFMTDRYEEPHIEQLERAYELHEEDRRRSRSLPYENTGTLADYYYLRKHTSAFMEEMNRSTSVMFDWWCNG from the coding sequence ATGCAAGAAACTTTACAGCTATTGAACAACCGTCGATCGGTACGCGCCTTTGAAGACCGTGCAATTGAACCGGAAGTGCTCACCCTTCTCAAAGAAACCACCCTGCGTGCTCCTACAGCAGGCAATATGGCCCTCTATTCCATCGTCGAGGTCCAGGATCCCTCTAAGAAAGAGCAGCTCGCCCGTATCTGCGACGAACAGAGCATGATCGAGAAAGCTCCTTTGGTGTGGGTGTTCCTCGCCGATATGCAGAAGTGGGTCAACTACTTTCATGAGAGCGGTGCAGTAGAGCGTGCCGATGAGGCGGGCCTTGCCGCCTATAGAAAACCGGGTCTGGGAGATCTGCATCTTTGCATGCAGGATGCCATCATTGCTGCGCAGAATGCCGTGGTTGGTGCAGAAGCCCTGGGTATCGGATCGTGTTACATCGGCGATGTCATCGAGAATTTTGAACAACTCAGGAGTCTTCTCGACCTCAGGCAGTACACAATTCCAGCCTGCATGCTCATCTTCGGCTATCCCAAGGGCAAAGGTCCGGTCAAGCTGACTCCTCGATGTCCCCAGGATGCCGTCTTCATGACGGACCGTTATGAGGAACCTCATATCGAGCAGCTGGAAAGAGCGTACGAACTCCATGAAGAAGACCGACGCAGGAGCCGGTCGCTTCCCTACGAAAACACGGGAACCCTTGCCGATTACTACTACCTCAGAAAACATACCTCGGCCTTCATGGAAGAGATGAACCGTTCCACCTCTGTGATGTTCGATTGGTGGTGCAACGGGTAA